Below is a window of Quercus robur chromosome 6, dhQueRobu3.1, whole genome shotgun sequence DNA.
ACCTCTTGAAGAGGGTGAATGGATTGACCCACCTCTTGAAGATGACATGGAAAGTCTAGTAGGGTCTGATGATGATCAGCCAGCACCAGCTGCAAAAGAACCTGAGTTTAATGTCCAAACTGACATGAGAAAGCCAGAGTTAAGGAAAGGAATGAAGTTTCCAAACTCTAAAGTATTTAGGGAGGCATTGAGGGAATATGCGATAAAGAAGCCAGTAAATATCAAGTTCAAGctgaatgagaagaagaagatatcagTTTATTGTATCAATGAATGTGGATGGAGGTGTTATGCATCTCAACTACCTGAAGAGTTGACATTCCAAATAAAGACATTCAATCCGGAGTGCACTTGCCCTAGATCCTTCAAACACAGCCAAGTGACTTCAACTTATGTTGCAAAGAAGTTTATGCAGGAGTTTGACAAAAACCCCAATTGGAAAGTGGCTGGTGTTCAACATCATGTGAAGCAAGCACTTGAAGTTGACATAAGTTACAGTCAAGTGTATAGGGCAAAAAGGAAAGCTACTGACTTGGTTACTGGGGATGAACAGCTGCAATATGGGAAACTTAGGGATTATGCAGAGATGATAAGATTGACTGATAAAGGAAGTAGGGTTATTTTGCAAACTGAAATGGAAGATGAAAATGCACAGTCGAAATTTAAGAGAATGTATATTAGGTATAATGCACAAAAACTTGGGTTTTTGGGAGGTTGTAGACCAATTATTGGTTTAGATGGGTGCCACTTGAAAGGCAGATTTGGGGGGCAAATACTTTCTGCCATAGCTAGAGATGCAAATGACAACATTTTCCCAGTTGCATTTGCTGTTGTtgagcaagaaaacaaagattcaTGGGTATGGTTTCTGCAGCAATTTTCAGATGACATTGGGGATCCACAGCAACTTAATCTGGTCTTCATCAGTGACAGACAAAAGGTATGATAATTGAGATGCTGTTTTGTAGACATTTTTAAAGTTCAATAATAATTGAGATGCTGTTTTGTAACAAAGATGCTGTTTTGTAACAATTGTACTAACATATTTACTTGTTCTGTTTTGTAACTTGTATAAGGGCCTTATACCTGCAATTGAGATGTTGTTCCCAACTTGTGAGCATAGATATTGTGTGAAGCATATCTATAATAATTTCAAAGTGGATCATAAGGGCTTGGAGTTAAAGGATGCACTGTGGAGATGTGCTGGAGCCACAACAGTGAGAGAGTTTGAAATAAGAATGCAGGAAATGAAGGATTTGGATGTCAAGGCATGGGAGTATCTTGCTGACATCAACCCTGCACAATGGTCTAAGTCTCACTTTAGTAGTAGagctttgtgtgattgtttagCTAATAACTTGAGTGAGTCTTTTAATGCCATGATTTTAGAAGCTAGGGATAAGCCAATTTTAGCAATGTTGGAGTGGATTAGAGTTAGGCTCATgaccaaacaatacaaaaagatGAGAGGTATAGCAAAATACACTGGAAAAGTTTGTCCTAATATTCAAGACAAATTAGAGAAGTTAAAACATGATTCTATACCTTTCAGTGCTACTCCAGCAGGCAGCTTCATGTATGAGGTTGATAATGGTCATGAGAGACATGTGGTTGACTTGGCTAAGAAAGCATGCAGCTGTAGGATTTGGGATTTGACAGGACTTCCCTGCAAACATGGGATCTCTGCTATTGTTAAGAACCTGGAGAAAGTGGAGGACTATGTGCATCCTTGTTACTTAAAAGAGACATTTGCTGAAACATACAAAGAGATAATACAGCCAATGCCTGGCCAGTCTGAGTGGGTTAAGACTAACCAACCTGCTCCTGTTGCTCCTCATGTGTATAAACCACCTGGCCGACCaccaaagcaaagaaaaagagatcctGAAGAGCCAAGGAACCCTTATAGAGTTTCTAGGATGAACAAGACAATCAAGTGTGGGAAGTGCAAGAAAGAAGGACATAATGCAAGAGGGTGCAAGGCAGGCATCACTGGTGAAACTCCATGGCAGAGAAGAGATAGACTTGCTAAATCAGCAGCTGTAAGTATTTCCATGCTTTGAACTATATTCATTTCCTCAAGTATTTCGAGTGTGTAACTTGTACTACCCTCTTTGTAGGCACAAGGCAGTAAATCTACAAAAACAAAGCAGACTGCAACACCTCAAACTGCATCCCAGCCACCAAGTGCTAGATCTCAGAGTGCATACAGAGCTTTTGATCAAACTGCATCTCAACCTGCACCAAACAATAGATCTGAGGCTGCAACTCAACCTGCAACTAGATCTAAGGCTAACTGGTTCTCTTCACCCTCACAACCAAGCTTCCATACCCCTAGAGAGACATGGGATTCTTTACCATCTCAGGCACCTCTGGCTtgttctattttgtttatttttttcctcttactTGCTATTGTTGGATCATCTTGCTAATTGTTGGATCATCTTGCTAACTGTTGGATTTTGGTTATGCAGCCAAGTGCATCTGCTAGGGGGTTTAAAGGCAGAAAGTTTCAACCAGTTGGTGGAAAGGGCAAGAATGCAGCTGGCAAGGGCACCTAAAGTAGTAAATGACAACTTGGAAGATGTTAAagtttcaacaacttttttgtTATAGTTCACTTGTTTAATGTATATGTCAAGTGTCAAAAACAATATTGACAATTTCGGTTGGAAATATGTATGTCTGAGCACTAGTGGACTAGTTGGTGGGTTTTAATTGGAAGATGTGTAAAGTCACAGGATGTGCCAAAAACAATGTTGGCAATTTTGTATGCATGTGacataaaactttattaatgtctccacttttattttgtaaagtcACTGAATAGGTtgctcttcttttattttgtgaagTGGAATGATGTGCTCAATGACTCCACTTTTATTAATGTTAATGTGCATTGAAATAGGATAAAGTATTTTGTTGTGTTGTGCTTGTCTTGTGCTTTTGGTGGACTAATGCACATTTCCACAGGTGTATTGTGCTTGTCTGAGCACTTGTCTTGTTTAATGTTAATTATAGGCAGGTGTGCAACAAATCATGTATATGTGTAAAACATGTTCCATTTATAGGCAGGTGTGCATTGACACAGGTGTATATATTGAACCAACATGTTCCATTCAAGttattatgttattaacatTTCCACATAACACTTTGTGCCAATATATATCAATCACAGGATGAAgtaaaaaggaataaaaaaattatactaaacaATATTTGCACAAAAACAACACTTTCCATTTCAATTACCCAATAACATTTCAACATCCCACCAAGCATCATGGCAGATTAAGGTTCCTCGCTCTTACATTATTGTTCACTGAggcaaaacacaacaacaacattacaaaaatgaaaaataaccaCGACAAAACTAATGCCATCTTGtacaatctctcactctctctaactCTCTTAAGTTTCTCTCTAATTTCTACATAAAGCTCATGAGTTTCTCTTTCCCTCCGGTTACATCTTTCTTCCATTTCCTTAGTTGTCATTTCTCTCTGATTTGCAAGCTGCAATTCATTCTCAAGTATACTTATCCTTTCACGGCCACTCTTACAAGTTTCGTTATCCACCCACTGAAAGAAGCCACATTTGGGACCAACCTGAGCATTACAATTATAACAATTAATTTCACAGTTCACAATTAATCACAACTAATAATTTAATTCAACTCAATTCAAATACAACAATGTAATTGTTACTTACATTAAATTGACTACAACCAACGAATCTTCTTTCATAGTTACCAGCTTTTCGACTTGTTCTTAGGGCACAATTCTCAAGGGTACATA
It encodes the following:
- the LOC126690091 gene encoding uncharacterized protein LOC126690091, with product MADLVFNFEIHHGGQFVWNPDLEYLGGSTSFVDNVDPDRLSYFEIQDICCDVGALSTSRYHYLIPGGNLEQGLRLINEDDDVVYMCEIHAAWPTDKITLYVEGGEEPLAVEQPFGNIEVADDDDDVHEVGESDDDVHEVHEGGNVDAEGGDSDWLEEGFEGPDFDDDVFGNVDDGPSTRAAPHKPSEGDDGPSTHAAPHRPFEGDDGSSTHEDVHLYAAPHRNTAADNDPPLEEGEWIDPPLEDDMESLVGSDDDQPAPAAKEPEFNVQTDMRKPELRKGMKFPNSKVFREALREYAIKKPVNIKFKLNEKKKISVYCINECGWRCYASQLPEELTFQIKTFNPECTCPRSFKHSQVTSTYVAKKFMQEFDKNPNWKVAGVQHHVKQALEVDISYSQVYRAKRKATDLVTGDEQLQYGKLRDYAEMIRLTDKGSRVILQTEMEDENAQSKFKRMYIRYNAQKLGFLGGCRPIIGLDGCHLKGRFGGQILSAIARDANDNIFPVAFAVVEQENKDSWVWFLQQFSDDIGDPQQLNLVFISDRQKGLIPAIEMLFPTCEHRYCVKHIYNNFKVDHKGLELKDALWRCAGATTVREFEIRMQEMKDLDVKAWEYLADINPAQWSKSHFSSRALCDCLANNLSESFNAMILEARDKPILAMLEWIRVRLMTKQYKKMRGIAKYTGKVCPNIQDKLEKLKHDSIPFSATPAGSFMYEVDNGHERHVVDLAKKACSCRIWDLTGLPCKHGISAIVKNLEKVEDYVHPCYLKETFAETYKEIIQPMPGQSEWVKTNQPAPVAPHVYKPPGRPPKQRKRDPEEPRNPYRVSRMNKTIKCGKCKKEGHNARGCKAGITGETPWQRRDRLAKSAAAQGSKSTKTKQTATPQTASQPPSARSQSAYRAFDQTASQPAPNNRSEAATQPATRSKANWFSSPSQPSFHTPRETWDSLPSQPSASARGFKGRKFQPVGGKGKNAAGKGT